From the Hevea brasiliensis isolate MT/VB/25A 57/8 chromosome 15, ASM3005281v1, whole genome shotgun sequence genome, one window contains:
- the LOC110648319 gene encoding uncharacterized protein LOC110648319 isoform X1 — MEQLVNFIIRPPRAEYNPKHDLLDQEFILKGKWYQRKDLEIKNSRGDILQCSHYVPIVTPEGKPLPCVIYCHGNSGCRADASEAAIILLPSNITVFTLDFSGSGISGGEHVTLGWNEKDDLRTVVDYLRQDGNVSLIGLWGRSMGAVTSLMYGAEDPSIAGMVLDSPFSDLVDLMMELVDTYKFRFPKFTVKFAIQYMRRAIQKKAKFDIMDLKTIKVAKSCFVPALFGHAIDDDFIQPHHSDRIFEAYVGDKNIIKFEGDHNSPRPQFYFDSINIFFHNVLHPPEDEVGGTYFDTMLDNFGKGDWSTVHEVGNNLEFSVASKVAEPSTSSGEDAHALEQVRPKRPMSRTEVPSEIPSEGKQSEVEVGEINNNHLPSSSKMISFELSNGHPYGPHVPTMMDDDQYVEYQLDDLAGFPCNVEEEERMFMEAVIASLKDLEMRYPNAEQEQASVNPTSMESSQKHYVDASSIAERSLKTVEQHEPSKIEPASSPATSVENSATEHPSPDPSVSSSGPAFDTPPSMTESGSTGTSTRSDTSGSVQNPTDTDMSSNTKATLTVERNPASHIMDGLMRRWDFSLFRNR; from the exons ATGGAGCAGCTTGTCAACTTTATAATACGTCCTCCTAG GGCTGAGTACAATCCAAAACATGACTTGTTGGATCAGGAGTTTATACTGAAAGGGAAATGGTACCAAAGAAAGGATTTGGAG ATTAAAAATAGCCGGGGGGATATTCTTCAATGCAGTCATTACGTACCCATCGTTACTCCCGAAGGAAAGCCACTGCCATGCGTAATATACTGTCATGGAAACAG TGGGTGCAGGGCTGATGCAAGTGAAGCTGCTATTATACTGCTGCCTTCAAATATTACAGTTTTCACTCTTGATTTCTCAGGATCTGGAATTTCTGGAGGAGAGCATGTCACTCTGGGGTGGAATGAA AAAGATGACCTCAGGACTGTAGTTGATTATCTGCGGCAAGATGGAAATGTCTCTTTGATTGGCTTATGGGGCCGTTCAATGGGTGCTGTCACCAG TCTAATGTATGGAGCTGAAGATCCCTCAATCGCAGGTATGGTTCTTGACAGtcccttttctgatttggttgaCCTGATGATGGAACTGGTGGATACATACaaattccgttttcccaaattcaCT GTGAAGTTTGCAATCCAATATATGCGGAGAGCTATCCAGAAGAAGGCAAAGTTTGACATTATGGATCTGAAAACTATCAAG GTGGCTAAGTCTTGCTTTGTTCCGGCTCTATTTGGGCATGCCATTGATGATGATTTTATACAACCTCATCATTCAGATCGTATATTTGAAGCTTATGTG GGGGACAAGAATATTATCAAGTTTGAAGGAGATCACAATTCTCCACGTCCTCAGTTCTACTTTGATTCCATAAATATATTTTTCCACAATGTTTTGCATCCTCCAGAGGATGAGGTGGGGGGAACATATTTTGACACAATGcttgataactttggtaag GGTGATTGGAGCACTGTGCATGAAGTAGGCAATAACCTGGAATTTTCAGTTGCTTCTAAAG TTGCAGAACCATCAACAAGCAGTGGAGAAGATGCCCATGCCCTTGAACAAGTTCGTCCCAAAAGACCAATGAGTCGGACAGAG GTTCCTTCCGAGATTCCATCTGAGGGCAAACAATCTGAAGTTGAG GTTGGAGAAATCAATAACAATCATTTGCCATCATCATCCAAAATGATAAGCTTTGAATTATCCAATGGTCATCCCTATGGTCCACATGTTCCAACAATGATGGATGATGATCAATATGTGGAGTATCAACTGGATGACTTGGCTGGTTTTCCATGCAATGTAGAGGAGGAAGAAAGG ATGTTTATGGAAGCAGTGATTGCATCACTAAAGGACTTGGAGATGAGATATCCTAATGCTGAACAAGAACAGGCTAGTGTCAACCCCACTTCCATGGAATCTTCACAAAAACATTATGTAGATGCATCTTCCATTGCAGAACGTTCCTTGAAGACAGTAGAGCAACATGAACCTTCAAAGATAGAGCCTGCTTCCTCTCCAGCAACCAGTGTTGAAAATTCAGCAACAGAACACCCATCACCTGATCCTAGTGTGTCATCCAGCGGACCAGCATTTGACACCCCACCATCCATGACAGAATCTGGTAGCACAGGCACCTCTACTCGTAGTGATACTTCAGGGAGTGTCCAGAACCCAACAGATACTGACATGTCAAGTAACACGAAAGCCACATTGACAGTAGAACGGAACCCAGCAAGCCACATTATGGATGGTTTGATGCGCCGTTGGGATTTCAGCTTGTTCCGAAATCGATGa
- the LOC110648319 gene encoding uncharacterized protein LOC110648319 isoform X2 yields the protein MEQLVNFIIRPPRAEYNPKHDLLDQEFILKGKWYQRKDLEIKNSRGDILQCSHYVPIVTPEGKPLPCVIYCHGNSGCRADASEAAIILLPSNITVFTLDFSGSGISGGEHVTLGWNEKDDLRTVVDYLRQDGNVSLIGLWGRSMGAVTSLMYGAEDPSIAGMVLDSPFSDLVDLMMELVDTYKFRFPKFTVKFAIQYMRRAIQKKAKFDIMDLKTIKVAKSCFVPALFGHAIDDDFIQPHHSDRIFEAYVGDKNIIKFEGDHNSPRPQFYFDSINIFFHNVLHPPEDEVGGTYFDTMLDNFGKGDWSTVHEVGNNLEFSVASKEPSTSSGEDAHALEQVRPKRPMSRTEVPSEIPSEGKQSEVEVGEINNNHLPSSSKMISFELSNGHPYGPHVPTMMDDDQYVEYQLDDLAGFPCNVEEEERMFMEAVIASLKDLEMRYPNAEQEQASVNPTSMESSQKHYVDASSIAERSLKTVEQHEPSKIEPASSPATSVENSATEHPSPDPSVSSSGPAFDTPPSMTESGSTGTSTRSDTSGSVQNPTDTDMSSNTKATLTVERNPASHIMDGLMRRWDFSLFRNR from the exons ATGGAGCAGCTTGTCAACTTTATAATACGTCCTCCTAG GGCTGAGTACAATCCAAAACATGACTTGTTGGATCAGGAGTTTATACTGAAAGGGAAATGGTACCAAAGAAAGGATTTGGAG ATTAAAAATAGCCGGGGGGATATTCTTCAATGCAGTCATTACGTACCCATCGTTACTCCCGAAGGAAAGCCACTGCCATGCGTAATATACTGTCATGGAAACAG TGGGTGCAGGGCTGATGCAAGTGAAGCTGCTATTATACTGCTGCCTTCAAATATTACAGTTTTCACTCTTGATTTCTCAGGATCTGGAATTTCTGGAGGAGAGCATGTCACTCTGGGGTGGAATGAA AAAGATGACCTCAGGACTGTAGTTGATTATCTGCGGCAAGATGGAAATGTCTCTTTGATTGGCTTATGGGGCCGTTCAATGGGTGCTGTCACCAG TCTAATGTATGGAGCTGAAGATCCCTCAATCGCAGGTATGGTTCTTGACAGtcccttttctgatttggttgaCCTGATGATGGAACTGGTGGATACATACaaattccgttttcccaaattcaCT GTGAAGTTTGCAATCCAATATATGCGGAGAGCTATCCAGAAGAAGGCAAAGTTTGACATTATGGATCTGAAAACTATCAAG GTGGCTAAGTCTTGCTTTGTTCCGGCTCTATTTGGGCATGCCATTGATGATGATTTTATACAACCTCATCATTCAGATCGTATATTTGAAGCTTATGTG GGGGACAAGAATATTATCAAGTTTGAAGGAGATCACAATTCTCCACGTCCTCAGTTCTACTTTGATTCCATAAATATATTTTTCCACAATGTTTTGCATCCTCCAGAGGATGAGGTGGGGGGAACATATTTTGACACAATGcttgataactttggtaag GGTGATTGGAGCACTGTGCATGAAGTAGGCAATAACCTGGAATTTTCAGTTGCTTCTAAAG AACCATCAACAAGCAGTGGAGAAGATGCCCATGCCCTTGAACAAGTTCGTCCCAAAAGACCAATGAGTCGGACAGAG GTTCCTTCCGAGATTCCATCTGAGGGCAAACAATCTGAAGTTGAG GTTGGAGAAATCAATAACAATCATTTGCCATCATCATCCAAAATGATAAGCTTTGAATTATCCAATGGTCATCCCTATGGTCCACATGTTCCAACAATGATGGATGATGATCAATATGTGGAGTATCAACTGGATGACTTGGCTGGTTTTCCATGCAATGTAGAGGAGGAAGAAAGG ATGTTTATGGAAGCAGTGATTGCATCACTAAAGGACTTGGAGATGAGATATCCTAATGCTGAACAAGAACAGGCTAGTGTCAACCCCACTTCCATGGAATCTTCACAAAAACATTATGTAGATGCATCTTCCATTGCAGAACGTTCCTTGAAGACAGTAGAGCAACATGAACCTTCAAAGATAGAGCCTGCTTCCTCTCCAGCAACCAGTGTTGAAAATTCAGCAACAGAACACCCATCACCTGATCCTAGTGTGTCATCCAGCGGACCAGCATTTGACACCCCACCATCCATGACAGAATCTGGTAGCACAGGCACCTCTACTCGTAGTGATACTTCAGGGAGTGTCCAGAACCCAACAGATACTGACATGTCAAGTAACACGAAAGCCACATTGACAGTAGAACGGAACCCAGCAAGCCACATTATGGATGGTTTGATGCGCCGTTGGGATTTCAGCTTGTTCCGAAATCGATGa